In Puntigrus tetrazona isolate hp1 unplaced genomic scaffold, ASM1883169v1 S000001111, whole genome shotgun sequence, a single genomic region encodes these proteins:
- the LOC122340963 gene encoding LOW QUALITY PROTEIN: serine/threonine-protein kinase pim-2-like (The sequence of the model RefSeq protein was modified relative to this genomic sequence to represent the inferred CDS: deleted 2 bases in 1 codon), whose product MSGLLEVDNDQSEDLTLEGPITGQTQVDDDDWSDDFQDLLGDLSEWSADVLRALNSVTLDSIQTPVAPDFSDDIHETTVCSTPSCSEELSDDIFQDTVSAMSSCSNYFSQASVSLMSDSTDDFLSTCCDMSDCSVDAPEARVSQTEYTVPPQSSQPQDESRFIDINSCCYEIGSQLGEGGFGTVYAATRLDDGLQVVIKFVSNWNNRFIVIDGCSEPLPLEVALLILANEGPTVKEIIQLLDWQVEADHYMLVMERPMPCEELNWFLLRQVVTLKEDVARVIMQQVTFAAQTCCRRGVLHRDIKMENILINPDTLRVKLIDFGCGDFLTDAAYTSFAGTREYCPPEYLMSGQYHGEPATVWSLGIVLFALLCGDFPKTHDLEKIRSNTWTKDGLSKECCDIICGCLQLDPKQRIELKNLSLHDWFSDRKPVLLPAPENHRSGEMYPDGNIQGCSGPQPRAV is encoded by the exons ATGAGTGGTCTCCTTGAAGTCGATAATGACCAGAGCGAAGACCTAACACTGGAAGGACCAATCACCGGTCAAACTCAAGTCGATGAtgatgactggagtgatgaCTTTCAAGATTTACTTGGTGATTTGTCTGAATGGAGTGCCGATGTCCTCCGTGCTCTCAACAGTGTTACGTTGGACTCCATCCAAACTCCAGTTGCACCTGACTTTAGTGATGACATCCACGAaactacagtctgttccacgcccagctgtagtgaagagcT TAGTGATGACATCTTCCAGGATACAGTGTCTGCCATGTCCAGCTGTAGCAATTACTTCTCCCAAGCTTCAGTCTCTCTCATGTCCGACAGTACCGATGACTTCCTTTCAACTTGCTGTGACATGTCTGACTGTAGTGTTGATGCTCCTGAAGCTAGAGTCTCTCAGACAGAGTACACTGTGCCACCTCAGTCAAGCCAGCCGCAGGATGAGTCAAGATTTATTG ACATAAATTCATGCTGTTATGAAATCGGCAGTCAGCTGGGTGAAGGAGGCTTTGGTACCGTTTATGCAGCGACTCGTTTGGATGATGGCCTACAG GTGGTGATAAAGTTTGTCTCCAACTGGAACAACAGGTTCATCGTCATT GACGGCTGTTCCGAGCCTCTTCCTCTGGAGGTCGCTCTGTTGATTCTGGCAAACGAAGGCCCTACGGTGAAGGAAATCATCCAGCTTCTGGACTGGCAGGTGGAGGCTGACCACTACATGTTGGTGATGGAGCGGCCCATGCCCTGTGAGGAACTGAACTGGTTTCTCCTCCGGCAAGTGGTGACCCTTAAAGAAGACGTGGCACGGGTCATCATGCAGCAGGTAACATTCGCAGCCCAGACCTGCTGCAGACGGGGAGTGTTGCACAGGGATATTAAGATGGAAAACATCCTCATCAACCCGGACACACTCAGAGTCAAATTGATTGACTTTGGGTGCGGTGATTTTCTCACCGATGCGGCGTACACATCCTTTGCTG GCACAAGAGAGTACTGCCCTCCTGAATACCTGATGAGCGGCCAGTACCACGGAGAACCAGCCACAGTGTGGTCTTTGGGGATCGTCTTGTTTGCCTTGCTGTGTGGGGATTTCCCAAAGACACATGACCTGGAAAAGATCCGCAGTAACACCTGGACCAAAGATGGCTTATCAAAAG AATGCTGCGATATTATTTGTGGCTGTCTGCAGCTTGACCCGAAGCAGCGGATTGAGCTGAAGAACCTCAGTCTCCACGACTGGTTCAGT GACAGGAAACCAGTGCTGCTTCCAGCCCCAGAAAATCACAGAAGTGGAGAAATGTACCCTGATGGAAATATTCAGGGCTGTTCCGGTCCTCAGCCCAGAGctgtttaa
- the ly6m6 gene encoding lymphocyte antigen 6 family member M6, protein MDLQISVLFLAVLFTAGHSFRCYHCNGTTSDCEQTTCSEYPSCFSATYFDGNITVFKSCFLSNGCPSGSINFGTTKLSLYCCDTDLCNAQNVSEPSNNTSNGMACYYCDGQSCSNTMSCSGTEDRCFYITETYALKGCVSKSMCTTTTFLSLISNITCCEGNLCNGDNITQSTTQSFSFVQSTTQSFSSAQSTTQSFSSVQSTTQSSTSMQSSTQSTTKIWRSTTANGANSVSQSFLFLFCSLLSFILLH, encoded by the exons ATGGATCTGCAAATCTCCGTTCTTTTTCTGGCTGTTCTTTTCACTGCAG GACATTCGTTCAGATGCTATCATTGCAATGGCACTACTTCTGACTGTGAACAGACAACATGCAGTGAATATCCCAGCTGCTTCTCTGCAACGTATTTTG ATGGCAACATAACtgtatttaaaagctgttttttatcAAATGGCTGTCCAAGTGGATCCATCAACTTTGGCACGACAAAGCTCTCTCTTTACTGCTGTGACACAGATCTGTGTAACGCCCAGAATGTTTCAG AGCCAAGCAATAACACTTCCAATGGGATGGCGTGTTACTATTGTGATGGACAGAGCTGCTCAAACACAATGAGCTGTTCGGGGACTGAAGACCGCTGCTTTTATATAACAG agacTTATGCTCTCAAAGGCTGCGTCTCTAAATCTATGTGCACCACCACAACATTCTTGTCTCTCATTTCGAACATAACATGTTGTGAGGGGAACCTGTGTAATGGTGATAACATCACCCAGAGCACCACCCAGAGCTTTAGCTTCGTCCAGAGCACCACCCAGAGCTTTAGCTCCGCCCAGAGCACCACCCAGAGCTTTAGCTCCGTCCAGAGCACCACCCAGAGCTCGACTTCCATGCAGAGTTCCACCCAAAGCACCACCAAGATCTGGAGATCCACCACTGCTAACGGTGCTAATAGCGTCTCTCAGAGCTTCCTGTTCCTCTTctgttctcttctctccttcATCCTGCTGCACTGA